In Mycobacterium stomatepiae, the following are encoded in one genomic region:
- a CDS encoding aldo-keto reductase family protein produces MTMDRVLFGDNQFFGVNHMSEEKARAQAMRFQHLPAVLATLDDAYREGIRTFVCTTHDRVGEICDHFRANEIEYPDYVFYPCMPYAHKYANAVTEFGMMEALRKFLPDTGAVRSMFKGGVALASKDVEPLMQLLVDAEMKMFAGLSTPVIFLQNVVTDLLLGLGMDETFRLFADHVKLKYNAEPGFITMNLPRLLDVLEKQGIENPIICTNFNKIGFRMCGGIELYEKTIRERRCRVIAMSVLASGAISPREAIHYVCSQPQIHSIVFGASSRTNIRETKSLIDELWRAPT; encoded by the coding sequence GCTGTTCGGAGACAATCAATTTTTCGGCGTCAACCATATGTCCGAGGAAAAGGCGCGCGCACAGGCGATGCGTTTCCAGCACCTCCCGGCCGTGCTCGCGACGCTCGACGACGCCTACCGGGAAGGCATCCGCACGTTCGTCTGCACGACCCACGATCGCGTTGGCGAAATCTGTGATCATTTCCGCGCCAACGAGATTGAATACCCAGACTACGTCTTTTACCCATGCATGCCGTATGCGCACAAGTATGCGAATGCCGTGACGGAGTTCGGAATGATGGAGGCGCTCCGGAAGTTTTTGCCGGACACCGGGGCCGTCCGGTCGATGTTCAAGGGCGGCGTTGCTCTCGCCAGCAAGGACGTGGAGCCGCTGATGCAGCTGCTGGTCGATGCCGAGATGAAGATGTTCGCCGGACTGTCGACACCCGTCATCTTCCTTCAGAACGTCGTCACGGACCTACTTCTCGGGCTCGGAATGGACGAGACCTTCCGACTCTTCGCCGACCATGTCAAGCTGAAGTACAACGCCGAGCCGGGCTTCATCACGATGAACCTGCCGCGCCTCCTCGATGTGCTGGAGAAGCAGGGAATCGAGAACCCGATAATCTGCACCAATTTCAACAAGATCGGTTTCCGGATGTGTGGGGGCATAGAGCTTTACGAGAAGACGATCCGTGAACGCCGCTGCCGGGTGATCGCGATGTCGGTCCTCGCCTCGGGTGCGATCTCGCCACGCGAGGCGATCCACTACGTCTGCAGCCAGCCGCAGATCCACTCGATCGTCTTTGGCGCATCCAGCCGCACGAATATCCGGGAGACCAAGTCCCTGATCGACGAGCTCTGGCGGGCGCCGACATGA